One Gossypium hirsutum isolate 1008001.06 chromosome A11, Gossypium_hirsutum_v2.1, whole genome shotgun sequence genomic window carries:
- the LOC107924533 gene encoding splicing factor ESS-2 homolog has translation MLRSPGHSPRHVSSPSPSPYSDNALRFPTSSSSITPSGPTKKRSRVLDEDSYVAAIEKIVERDFFPDISKLRDRLDWLEAVKTGDPIQIRDAQLKIIERRGKKVNNANSEGRGLTQTPGSTFTRNFTPFDGIDGKTPQTPSVLGRGLSGEGDCRESEEEVDTNLSLDEFFRRYTSEDNDSFSKILEKVNRKKKEKYGYLTQSENTEGDVELIEDVNRDRITDGYGTSDQPTSTLEGWKYTAKNLLMYHPADRGEAPLTEEERAIRLKGLTKEINRGNTRFHGKVMDSRPRDDGSVEVLYTPVAGATPMPMSGRDQDKGKKYDLEDLRKTPNQFYVESGKKAENGYSFVRTPSPAPGVDESPFITWGEIEGTPLRLEAEDTPIDIGGSGDGPHFKIPCPPARDVKAHSLSRDAARRLRERSKMFKKPPLPSPYRGGSASPSVRTLSPAAQKFVRSAIAKSSSSVDETLRASYRGASPGVSTPKSVRSVSRFGRDGSMNSRSPSVREGSNPPW, from the coding sequence ATGCTTCGATCTCCAGGCCACTCTCCCCGTCACGTTTCGTCACCGTCTCCGTCTCCATATTCTGACAACGCTCTTCGATTTCCTACCTCTTCTTCCTCAATCACCCCAAGTGGTCCTACCAAGAAACGCTCCCGCGTCCTCGACGAAGATTCCTACGTCGCCGCCATCGAGAAGATCGTCGAACGCGATTTCTTCCCCGATATTTCCAAGCTCCGAGACCGACTTGATTGGCTAGAAGCCGTCAAGACCGGCGATCCGATTCAAATCCGTGATGCCCAATTGAAGATCATCGAGCGCCGCGGCAAAAAGGTAAATAATGCAAATTCCGAGGGTAGAGGCCTAACGCAAACCCCTGGTTCTACTTTTACGAGGAATTTTACTCCTTTTGATGGAATTGATGGCAAAACCCCCCAAACCCCAAGTGTTTTAGGTAGGGGATTATCCGGTGAGGGTGATTGTAGGGAAAGCGAGGAAGAGGTTGATACGAATTTGTCCTTAGATGAGTTTTTTAGGAGGTATACGAGCGAGGATAACGATAGTTTTTCTAAGATTTTAGAGAAGGTTAAcaggaagaagaaagagaagtATGGGTATTTAACCCAGAGCGAAAATACGGAGGGGGATGTTGAATTAATCGAGGATGTGAATAGGGATAGGATCACTGATGGATATGGAACGTCTGATCAGCCAACGAGCACATTGGAAGGGTGGAAATATACGGCCAAGAATTTACTGATGTATCATCCTGCTGATCGGGGTGAGGCCCCGTTGACTGAGGAGGAACGAGCAATAAGATTGAAGGGTTTGACAAAGGAGATAAATCGTGGTAACACACGATTTCATGGTAAAGTGATGGATTCTAGGCCAAGAGATGATGGATCCGTGGAGGTGTTATATACTCCTGTTGCCGGTGCGACTCCAATGCCTATGTCAGGTAGGGATCAGGATAAGGGCAAAAAGTATGATTTGGAGGATTTGAGGAAGACCCCAAATCAGTTTTATGTCGAATCTGGGAAGAAAGCCGAGAATGGTTATAGTTTTGTAAGAACACCATCACCTGCACCAGGTGTCGATGAATCCCCCTTTATTACGTGGGGTGAAATCGAAGGGACACCTTTGAGGTTGGAAGCTGAGGATACACCAATTGATATTGGTGGTAGCGGTGATGGGCCTCATTTTAAGATTCCTTGTCCTCCTGCCAGAGATGTGAAGGCACACTCCTTATCAAGGGATGCAGCTCGGAGATTGAGAGAGAGGTCAAAGATGTTTAAGAAGCCACCGTTGCCCTCACCTTATAGAGGGGGTAGTGCTAGTCCAAGTGTACGTACGCTTTCCCCTGCTGCCCAGAAATTTGTAAGAAGTGCAATTGCAAAGTCCTCTTCATCAGTGGATGAAACTCTTCGTGCCAGTTATCGAGGTGCAAGCCCTGGGGTGTCTACTCCTAAAAGCGTAAGAAGTGTTTCAAGGTTTGGAAGGGATGGCAGCATGAATTCCAGATCACCTTCTGTAAGGGAGGGTTCTAATCCTCCATGGTAA